GCTATTGCTGACGTATTGGAAATAGAACCAGCTACGGTACGTAGATGGTTATGTCGTGCTGGAGAGCAGTGTGATGAGGTAAATAAAAATCTCATGAAGAACCTGAATCTGCATAAGATTGAGATGGATGAACTGTGGGTTATAGTCCAAAAAAAATAGTCCCGAGAATGAAGGATTATGAAGATGATGGTTCGTGGATGTGGGTAGCTTTTGCACCAGAATGCAGGTTAATAATTGCTTTTGTTATAGGACCAAGAAAACAGTATGTTGCGGATGAATTACTGGAATTAACAGCAAAACGTCTTTCTGAATCGAAACCTCTTTTTGTCTCTGATGGTTTGAAGTTTTATACAAAAGCTCTTTTAAATGAATTCGGAGAAATAGAGGAGTTCCCAAGAACTGGGAAGAGGGGAAGACCAAGAAATCCAAAAACTAAACCTCCCAATAACTTGAGATATGCACAAGTTACAAAAAAAAGAAAGGGAGGAAGGTTACAGAAGATTGTCAAGAAGGTAATATTTGGAAAATACATCGAAGAAAATGAGATATCAACAAGTCTACTTGAAAGACAGAACTTAACATTCAGGCA
The sequence above is drawn from the Ignavibacteria bacterium genome and encodes:
- a CDS encoding IS1 family transposase codes for the protein MGYSPKKIVPRMKDYEDDGSWMWVAFAPECRLIIAFVIGPRKQYVADELLELTAKRLSESKPLFVSDGLKFYTKALLNEFGEIEEFPRTGKRGRPRNPKTKPPNNLRYAQVTKKRKGGRLQKIVKKVIFGKYIEENEISTSLLERQNLTFRQDNNRVSRKTIGFSKKVECLISRMMLYCTHFNFCREHSGLAYEDERGIKCKNTPAREAKIT